A window of Formosa sp. Hel1_31_208 contains these coding sequences:
- a CDS encoding TlpA disulfide reductase family protein: MRKIVLVLFVGFMLYACKSEDQQREGYLVTGSAPGVYNGIRVYLQAPGERGKKINMDTAIVMNETFKFEGKVDSPKMWFITANGVNGSMPLILENASINISFDKDNIDNTVITGTKSNDILRAYFNDLRELANKRAKSMGQYRTTQDDAIRAQVSENIVSINVQQSKLPFEYMQNNKDNVFALILINDLLGNKESDLNQLTESLNNLDTSLKSSSFGQEVRGRIDSLKRQRAALSATEIGNNAPEFSAPTPDGSTLALKDVLGKVTIIDFWAAWCGPCRRENPNVVKVYEKYHDKGLEIIGVSLDGTSRQKDPKSAWLKAIEQDNLTWNHVSNLNYFNDPVARAYNINSIPATFILDENGVIIAKNLRGAQLEAKIAELLN; the protein is encoded by the coding sequence GGATCTGCTCCAGGCGTTTATAACGGAATAAGAGTATATCTTCAAGCACCAGGTGAACGGGGTAAGAAAATCAATATGGACACAGCTATTGTTATGAATGAAACCTTCAAATTCGAAGGTAAGGTTGACAGTCCTAAAATGTGGTTTATTACAGCAAATGGTGTTAATGGTAGTATGCCACTAATTCTTGAAAATGCATCTATTAATATCTCTTTTGATAAAGACAATATTGATAATACTGTAATTACTGGTACCAAGTCTAACGACATCCTTCGCGCCTATTTTAATGACCTAAGAGAACTTGCTAATAAACGTGCTAAATCTATGGGACAGTATAGAACAACTCAAGATGATGCGATAAGAGCTCAGGTGTCAGAGAACATAGTGAGCATCAATGTTCAACAGTCGAAATTACCATTTGAATATATGCAAAACAATAAGGATAATGTATTTGCATTGATATTAATTAATGACTTATTAGGTAACAAAGAATCTGATCTCAACCAATTAACAGAATCACTTAATAATTTAGATACCTCTTTAAAATCGTCATCATTCGGTCAAGAAGTCCGAGGAAGAATTGATAGTCTGAAAAGACAAAGAGCCGCTTTAAGCGCTACTGAAATTGGCAATAATGCGCCTGAGTTCTCCGCTCCAACTCCAGACGGATCAACATTAGCATTAAAAGATGTCTTAGGAAAAGTGACTATTATTGATTTTTGGGCTGCTTGGTGTGGACCTTGCAGACGTGAAAATCCGAATGTTGTGAAAGTATATGAAAAGTATCATGATAAAGGTCTCGAGATTATTGGTGTATCACTGGATGGAACGAGTCGTCAAAAAGATCCTAAATCGGCATGGTTAAAAGCTATCGAACAAGATAATTTAACCTGGAATCATGTGTCAAACCTGAACTATTTTAATGATCCAGTGGCACGTGCCTACAACATCAATTCAATTCCTGCGACTTTCATTTTAGATGAAAACGGGGTGATCATAGCAAAAAACTTAAGAGGTGCTCAGCTAGAAGCCAAAATAGCAGAATTACTAAATTAA